From Bacillus sp. FSL K6-3431, the proteins below share one genomic window:
- a CDS encoding GNAT family N-acetyltransferase — MNIRILNESDALLYQEIRLSALKINPEAFGSTYEREVKFSLETVVARLKPAKDKFVLGAFDDGVSLVGIVTFMRESSLKTGHKGNIFGMYVTPEGRGQGLGKSLMFELIRMVKNYDGLEQINLTVVSENDSAKKLYNSVGFEVYGVERKALKFNGRYFDEDLMVLYI; from the coding sequence ATGAATATTCGTATCTTAAATGAGTCTGACGCACTGTTGTACCAAGAAATACGATTGAGTGCATTAAAAATCAACCCGGAGGCATTTGGTTCAACATATGAGAGAGAAGTGAAATTCTCACTAGAAACTGTTGTAGCGAGATTAAAACCAGCTAAAGACAAATTTGTTCTAGGTGCTTTTGATGACGGTGTTTCGTTAGTTGGAATCGTTACTTTTATGCGTGAAAGCAGTCTTAAAACCGGTCATAAAGGGAATATTTTCGGGATGTATGTAACACCAGAAGGTCGAGGGCAGGGTTTAGGGAAATCACTAATGTTCGAACTAATAAGGATGGTAAAAAATTATGATGGTTTGGAACAAATAAACTTAACTGTTGTATCTGAAAATGACTCTGCAAAGAAGCTATACAACTCCGTAGGATTCGAGGTCTATGGCGTAGAAAGAAAGGCTCTTAAATTTAATGGGCGTTATTTTGACGAGGATTTAATGGTTCTGTATATCTAA
- a CDS encoding GNAT family N-acetyltransferase: MSEIFAEGFTQWLVFFSKDKNVIAKAFAHMFILDQFFVAIANGEIAGVIACTDGTKKSVRLNKKELRKHLGFFKGSMAGIFLKKEFEAPYENFPPNTGSVEFVGTAPEFRGQGVASQIIQHIFQNTTYNNYVIEEVADTNTPAMNLYKKMGFEEYKRKAVPQKVAKKIGINNFLALKYVKK, from the coding sequence ATGTCTGAAATTTTTGCGGAAGGCTTTACACAATGGCTTGTCTTTTTTTCTAAAGATAAAAACGTTATCGCAAAGGCTTTTGCTCATATGTTTATTTTAGATCAATTTTTTGTAGCTATAGCAAATGGAGAAATTGCTGGAGTTATTGCATGTACAGATGGAACAAAAAAATCGGTAAGATTAAATAAAAAAGAGTTGAGAAAGCACTTAGGTTTCTTCAAGGGAAGCATGGCAGGAATCTTTTTAAAAAAGGAATTTGAAGCTCCTTATGAAAACTTCCCTCCAAATACTGGATCAGTTGAGTTTGTTGGAACAGCTCCTGAATTCAGAGGACAGGGCGTAGCATCTCAAATCATCCAGCATATTTTCCAAAATACAACGTACAACAATTACGTTATTGAAGAAGTTGCTGATACGAATACTCCGGCAATGAATTTATATAAAAAAATGGGTTTTGAGGAGTATAAACGGAAGGCTGTTCCACAAAAGGTAGCGAAAAAAATTGGAATCAATAATTTTTTGGCTTTGAAATATGTGAAAAAATAA
- a CDS encoding nucleotidyltransferase family protein: MMEILESAKSLNLPDWWICAGFIRSKVWDVLHDFSERTTIPDIDVIYFDSTNIDKLEEKKIEKKLKSLIPNIPWSVKNEARMHVKSNMPPYSSSVDAISKFPETATALGVKLDENDNVILTAPCGISDVINLEVKPTPYFKETKERVEIYEDRITKKNWKSTWNKIKVNHIKIHY; encoded by the coding sequence ATGATGGAAATTTTAGAATCTGCCAAATCATTGAATTTGCCTGATTGGTGGATATGTGCTGGATTTATCCGATCAAAGGTCTGGGATGTGTTACACGATTTTAGCGAAAGAACAACTATTCCAGATATTGATGTGATCTATTTTGATTCAACAAATATTGACAAATTAGAAGAAAAGAAAATCGAAAAAAAACTAAAATCCCTTATACCCAATATCCCTTGGTCGGTAAAGAATGAAGCGAGAATGCATGTTAAAAGTAATATGCCTCCTTATTCTTCGTCTGTTGATGCTATATCGAAGTTTCCAGAAACAGCAACAGCTTTAGGAGTAAAGTTAGATGAAAATGACAATGTAATATTAACAGCCCCTTGTGGAATTAGTGATGTAATTAATTTAGAGGTAAAACCAACACCTTATTTTAAAGAGACTAAAGAGCGAGTGGAAATTTACGAAGATCGCATAACAAAAAAGAATTGGAAATCAACTTGGAATAAGATAAAAGTTAACCACATTAAAATCCATTATTAA
- a CDS encoding GNAT family N-acetyltransferase translates to MPIERVTSLEQYELDLLIDDSLSEGYKFIKRLVDEYATGSNRFDKSGESLYVAKINDEVIGIGGLNIDPYLSLPNVGRVRHLYVLRQNRGTGVGKKLLNTIIDEARKHFRTLRLSSTDNLVAENLYIKCGFSKVEGIHKASHILEISKADN, encoded by the coding sequence ATGCCAATTGAAAGAGTTACATCGCTCGAACAGTATGAGTTGGATTTACTCATAGACGATAGCTTATCTGAGGGATATAAATTTATAAAGAGATTAGTGGATGAATATGCAACGGGGAGTAACAGATTTGATAAAAGTGGTGAATCACTTTATGTTGCGAAAATAAATGATGAAGTTATTGGAATTGGAGGGCTAAATATTGATCCATATCTTAGCCTTCCCAATGTAGGACGAGTGAGACATCTATATGTTTTACGTCAGAACAGAGGTACTGGTGTAGGTAAGAAACTTTTAAACACAATAATTGATGAAGCAAGGAAGCATTTTCGGACACTAAGGTTATCATCTACTGATAACCTAGTTGCCGAAAATTTGTATATAAAATGTGGCTTCTCTAAAGTGGAAGGAATTCATAAAGCTAGTCACATATTGGAAATATCAAAAGCTGATAATTAG
- a CDS encoding HAD-IIIA family hydrolase: MNSDFGGNPGEFELFPDVAESLQQLKKSGILICSFTNQPGISQGEASFQSFEKELKDIGFDRIYLCPHQHNDGCQCRKPSPEMLKKRLLKIIT, from the coding sequence ATAAACAGTGATTTTGGAGGTAATCCTGGGGAGTTTGAACTTTTCCCCGATGTTGCAGAGTCATTACAGCAATTGAAAAAGTCTGGTATATTAATTTGTTCTTTTACGAATCAACCTGGAATTTCTCAGGGAGAAGCCTCCTTTCAAAGTTTTGAAAAAGAACTCAAAGATATTGGTTTTGATAGAATTTATCTCTGCCCACACCAGCATAATGACGGTTGTCAATGTAGAAAACCTTCTCCCGAAATGCTAAAAAAAAGGCTGCTAAAGATAATAACTTGA